Genomic DNA from bacterium:
GCACATTTCTTCGAGTTGATCGAGCTGACTCCCGCTGAGTCCGGTCTCCCGAAGCAGGGCCGTTCGCCCCATCGGTTCGGTGACCGGCTCGGGACTCGAGGGTTGGCTGTCCATCCACTCCCGCAGACTCGCCAGGTTCTGGTGGCTCTCGAGCAGTGTCTTGATCTGCGCCAGGGGGAGATTTCGCTGGGTCTGCAATTGCTTGATCAGCCCGATCCGGTCGACTAGATCCGTGCTGTAGTAGGCCATGTTGCGATGCGGACGGGCGCTGGGTTCGGGGAGCAACCCCTCTCGTAAGTAGTACTGAATGGTGGACTTTTCGACTCCCGTCCGGGCCACCAGTTCCTTCATTTTCAGCAATTCGGTCATCGTTTCGGCGTCCTCCGAGCTCGCCGCGGTAGCCTATCGCGTGTTCTCTGGAATTTGAAGTGAAAAGCGACACTTTTCACTTTGGGGTTCCATCGAAGTCTGGATAGAATCCCGGGAACCCGCGCGTGAGATCCGGAACGGAGAGAGGAAAGACATGAAGCTTGGATTGCTGGCCCCTCTGATCAGCCCGAATGCGACACCTGAGTATCTGACCACGTATGCAACCGTGGCCGAGGAGTGCGGCTTCCATTCTCTTTGGCTCGCCGAGCACGTCGTGTTATTCGACGAGTACGAGCCCAACTATCCCTATTCGGCGGACGGACGTATGCCGGCTGGTGGAGACAACGGTTTTCTCGAGACCTTTACGGCTCTGAGTTTCATGGCCGCGGTCACCAAGCGAATACGTCTTGGCACCGGAATCTGTCTCGTTCCCCAGCGCAATCCCGTCTACACAGCCAAGGAATCCGCCGCCATCGACTGGCTCTCGGGCGGCCGTTTGGATTTCGGCGTGGGTGTGGGCTGGCAGCGAGAGGAGTTCGCCGCCGTGTCGATGGAATTCTCGGCTCGCGGCGCGCGCTGCCGATCCTATCTCGAAGTGATCAAGCGGCTCTGGTGCGATGAAGTTTCAGAGTATCGCGGCGAGCATTATCAACTGGCTCCCTGCCGGATGTACCCGAAGCCCGTTCAACGCCCACACCCACCGATCTACTTCGGGGGAGAGAGCGACGCCGCGTTAAGGCGCGTCGCCGAACTCGGACAGGGCTGGTACGGACTCGGCCGCGATCCCGAAGATCTGCCACCCTTGCTTGCCCGCCTCGACGAGTTATTGGCGAAGAGCAATCGCGTTCGAAGTGATCTCGAGATCGCTGTGTCTCCCTATCTCAAAGGCTGTGATTCGGACAAGCGTTCCCGCTATCGCGATCTCGGTGTGGATCAGTTGATCGTACCGGGGCTCGCGCAAGACATTGAGGCCATACGCCCTGTTCTGGAGGACCTCGCGAATCAGTTGCTCTAGCAGTTTGCAGAAGAACCCCGGAACGCGGACGAAAGACGCCGCGTCGCAACCGAGGCGAGTTCTTGCGCAGCCTGCCAGCGCTAGAAGAGCCTGCCGACGTCCCGTCTTCGCGAGCGGCTTCTCCGGCGCTGTACCAGCGATAGAAGTCCAATCGCCAGTA
This window encodes:
- a CDS encoding MerR family transcriptional regulator gives rise to the protein MTELLKMKELVARTGVEKSTIQYYLREGLLPEPSARPHRNMAYYSTDLVDRIGLIKQLQTQRNLPLAQIKTLLESHQNLASLREWMDSQPSSPEPVTEPMGRTALLRETGLSGSQLDQLEEMCFLRPARRARKIEYSPNDVTVVRAVAAMRKAGLNEDAGFEIDNLLLYMDTMRSLVFDELALFSRVLGKLPREEILSLAESGMAGTNSLLFALRRRLFMDLVDDSDELKRISSLQE
- a CDS encoding LLM class F420-dependent oxidoreductase; the protein is MKLGLLAPLISPNATPEYLTTYATVAEECGFHSLWLAEHVVLFDEYEPNYPYSADGRMPAGGDNGFLETFTALSFMAAVTKRIRLGTGICLVPQRNPVYTAKESAAIDWLSGGRLDFGVGVGWQREEFAAVSMEFSARGARCRSYLEVIKRLWCDEVSEYRGEHYQLAPCRMYPKPVQRPHPPIYFGGESDAALRRVAELGQGWYGLGRDPEDLPPLLARLDELLAKSNRVRSDLEIAVSPYLKGCDSDKRSRYRDLGVDQLIVPGLAQDIEAIRPVLEDLANQLL